GGTCAGGCTGCTGGCGCAAGCGGCCCCGGTACTCTGGGCCGACATGCCGACCCTGCCCCTGTACCGGCAGCAGCGCACGCTGCTGATGTCGAAGAAGATGTATGCCGTCGGCCGGAATCCGACCCGTTGGGGCGCGGGCTGGAACATGGACCGCTGGGCGCTAATACAGTGACCGGTGTCAGCGGGAGGGCGCCGGTGGCCGACCTGATCGCGTCGTTGACGCGGCAGGTCGCCGATTTTCCGCGGCCGGGCGTCCAGTTCAAGGACCTCACCCCGTTGTTCGCCGATCGGGAGGCGATGACGGCGGTGACCGACGCGTTGGCCGGCATCGCGTCCGGCGCCGACCTGGTGGCCGGCATCGACTCCCGCGGCTTTTTGGTCGCGGCGGCCGTCGCCGACCGGCTGGGCATCGGCGTGCTGGCCATCCGCAAGGGCGGCAAGCTGCCGCCCCCGGTGCACGCCGAGCACTACGACCTGGAGTACGGCAGCGCCACC
The nucleotide sequence above comes from Mycobacterium malmoense. Encoded proteins:
- a CDS encoding adenine phosphoribosyltransferase: MTGVSGRAPVADLIASLTRQVADFPRPGVQFKDLTPLFADREAMTAVTDALAGIASGADLVAGIDSRGFLVAAAVADRLGIGVLAIRKGGKLPPPVHAEHYDLEYGSATLEIPAEGVDLRGRDVVIVDDVLATGGTLAAATRLLKRAGANVTAAAVVMELTALGGRQALAPLPVYSLSRA